The following proteins come from a genomic window of Bacteroidia bacterium:
- the gap gene encoding type I glyceraldehyde-3-phosphate dehydrogenase, whose product MTKVAINGMGRIGRATLKIIMNNDELQLVAVNDIVPIDDMVYMLRYDSVYGRYEKNVEAAGNNLNIGGREIRYLSEKDPASLPWKDLRVDLVFECSGLFTRKEDLEKHLKAGAGKVILSAPAKSDDVATVVGGVNEVDPAARVISTASCTTTCIAPVMEIMSRRFGVKKAMMTTVHAYTSSQGIVDGHNKKLRRGRAAAINLVPTTTGAAKAAIKVLPKLKDKFDGMAIRGPVPAGSISDITIVTGKRTTAEEINNAFIDEANSGRYRKIVGFSDEELVSSDIIKDTRAAIVDGTSTQVVDGDLVKILAWYDNEWGYASQMVKEGVRISALQSKSV is encoded by the coding sequence ATGACTAAAGTAGCAATCAATGGAATGGGACGTATTGGGCGTGCCACCTTAAAAATAATTATGAATAACGATGAGCTGCAGCTTGTGGCAGTAAATGATATTGTACCCATTGATGACATGGTGTACATGCTCCGTTATGATTCAGTTTACGGGCGCTATGAAAAAAACGTGGAGGCGGCTGGCAATAATCTTAATATAGGGGGAAGGGAAATTCGCTACCTGAGCGAAAAAGATCCTGCATCACTGCCGTGGAAGGATCTGAGGGTTGACCTGGTTTTCGAATGTTCAGGGCTTTTTACGCGCAAGGAAGATCTGGAAAAACATTTGAAAGCGGGTGCCGGAAAGGTAATTTTATCAGCACCGGCTAAAAGTGATGATGTGGCCACAGTGGTTGGTGGAGTTAATGAAGTAGATCCGGCAGCCAGGGTAATCTCTACAGCCAGTTGCACTACCACCTGCATTGCCCCGGTTATGGAGATCATGAGCCGCAGATTTGGTGTAAAGAAGGCTATGATGACCACCGTCCATGCCTATACATCTTCTCAGGGAATTGTGGATGGCCATAATAAAAAGCTGCGCAGGGGAAGGGCTGCTGCAATAAATCTGGTTCCAACCACTACCGGAGCCGCAAAAGCTGCCATTAAAGTGCTGCCTAAATTAAAGGACAAATTCGATGGAATGGCTATTCGCGGTCCCGTCCCGGCAGGATCAATATCCGACATTACAATTGTGACAGGAAAACGGACAACAGCGGAGGAAATTAACAACGCATTTATAGATGAAGCGAATTCTGGTCGCTACAGGAAAATAGTAGGCTTTAGCGATGAGGAACTGGTGTCTTCCGATATCATAAAGGATACCCGCGCTGCGATAGTGGATGGCACCAGTACACAGGTAGTGGATGGCGACCTGGTGAAAATACTCGCCTGGTATGATAACGAATGGGGATATGCCAGCCAGATGGTGAAGGAAGGTGTGCGGATCAGTGCGCTTCAATCAAAATCCGTTTAA